The Terriglobus roseus sequence AACGACGATCTTGCCGCACATCGCAGTGGCTCGCTGCTTCGCTTTATAGGCCTCGTTCGCTGTGATCGCTGCGCCCAGCAGGCCCAATGCGATGGATGTCTCCGTGCGATAGCCGCGCGCCGTGCGCTTGGCTGCCCACCATGTGGCCTTTGTGCCTAACGTTAAAACCTTTGCGATCATGCTTAGTAGGACGCACGATGAAGACGCGGCTGTTGCTGCATCGGCAAAACGATTCCTGTCCTGACAAAGTAGGTGACTGTGCACCACGAGTACAGCCTGTTCGAAGAAGTGCCGGACCCGGTGACGTTCTGCCAGCTTCGGGTTGATGCCGGCATGTCGCCGCGCAGCATCGAGGCCGCTACTGCGGGATTGCCGCGAACGATCTTTGGTGTCCTCGTAAGACATGCGGGCAAAGTGGTGGGGATGGGACGCGTTGTCGGAGACGGAGGGCTTTGTTTTCAGGTCTCGGATATTGCGGTGCATCCCGATCATCAGGCGCGCGGTCTGGGCAAAGCGCTGGTGAGTCGCATCGTGGCATATCTTCATGAAAACGTTCCCGCCGGGTCATTCGTCAATCTCCTGGCGGATGGTGAGGCTCACAGGCTCTATGCGCAATTCGGTTTTCGTCCCACTGCACCGGGTTCGATCGGCATGGACCTGGTCATTGATCGAACGACACGGGCAGCCAAACCAGTAAGATAGGGCAGAGCAAACGCTATGGCTACCAAGCGACGCAGCAAAGGCGCCTACATGATCTCTGCCGTGGCAGAGATGTACGCCATTCATCCGCAGACGTTGCGGCTGTATGAGCGTGAAGGACTTCTGCGCCCATCGCGGTCTGAGGGCAACACGCGCCTGTATACCGACGAAGACCTGGAGCGGCTGGAGTTCATCCTGAATCTGGCGCGCGATCTTGGCGTGAATATTGCCGGGATCGCCATCATCCTGCAGATGCGGGAACGCATGGAGCAGATGAACAGCGACATGCAGAACTTCGTCAGCTACATGCGGGACGAGATGTTGAGCCGCATGCAGCAACCGCCACGGTCCGAGGCGGGACTGGTGCCGATGAAACGCACCGTCGTGGTTGGTAAGACGGTCCGCAAGCGTTGATCATGTGTCACCTGATGCTTGCTGCCGCCACTCCCATGCACCTGGGCGATGTGCTTTTCTGGACCGCCGTTCTCGGGACCGTGACATCGCTCGTCTTCTGCGGCCTTGCGCTTGCGGCGGCGCTACGCTTCCATCGCCGCCGAGTAGTCTCACTTCGTACTCCCGCGACCTTTACTCCGCCCATCAGCCTGCTGAAGCCATTGCACGGCACGCAGCCTGGTCTGGAGACGAGCATTGAAAGTTTCTTTCAGCAGGACTATCCGGCGCCCTATGAGATTCTCTTCTGCGCGCGCCACCTTCAGGATGAGGGCATCCAGCTCGCGCATTCGATTGCGCAGCGCTATCCGAATCAGCCGGTACGGTATTTCGCCTGTGGCGAGCCGCTGTACCCCAACCCCAAGATGTTCTCACTGGGTGTGATGAGTGAGGGCGCGGCCTACCCGCACCTGGTAACAAGCGACGCCGATGCACGCGTGTCTCCGGACTACCTGCTGCAGTGTGTCCAGGCGCTTGCACCGGGTCACACCGTCAAGGGAAGACAGGTTGAACTGGCATCGTGCCTTTACATCGGTCACGTGGACAAGGGTGGCCTCTTCACACGACTCGACGCCGTCGGGAAGACGGTCGAAATGGGGTCCGGCGTGCTGGTCGCCGACATGCTCAGCGGCACAGATTTCGCGCTGGGCGTGACCATGGTTCTCCAGAAAAGGACCTTCGCCGATGGTGGCGGTTATGCCGATCTTGGAAATCACTGGGCGGAGGACTTCGTGCTGGGCAATCGGCTCGCTCACGCGGGCCGTGGCGTGGAGATGTCCACGCATGTGATCAAGCTGATTGTGGCGGACCAAGGTGTGGTCCGGTCGTTTCGCGATCAACTGCGGTGGATGCAGAGCACGCGGCGCTCGCGGCCCGCGGGACATCTTGGAACAGGATTGACGTTTGCCATGCCATTTGGTCTGCTCGGATTTGCAGTGGAGGCGGCGCGAGCGCATTGGGGCGCAGCGTTTGCGTTCCTTGCCATTGCAATCGTCAACCGTATGCTGCAGGCGTTTACCATGCTGCGCGTGCTGGGCGCTGAGGACGTGGCATTTCAGACGCTGATCTATCCACTGCGCGACCTGCTGGGATTCATCGTCTGGTGCAGCAGCTATCTGCCCGCGGACACCAGCTATCACGGCACCAGGTTCCGCATCATGCCGGACGGCACGTTGAAGGCGGACGGAGCGCAGCCTTAGACCTTGAGCATGCCGCGAAACCCCCTGGCGCGATAGAACGACTGTGGCGTGTTGTGATACACAAACACGCGACCGAAGCGGCGATCTCCAAAGATGCCTCCACCCAGTTTCGCGACCTCTGAGGGTGTCTTGAGCCAGCTCTGGGATTTGGTGTCGAAGCTTCCCAGAGACTGCAGCAGCCCGTAGTGTTCTTCATCCAGCACCTCAATTCCCATCTCTGCGGCCATGCCAAGCGCGCTGCCTGAAACGGGAAGGCCTTCGTCCCTTCTTTTCTCGTAACCCCTGGGGTCGTAGCAGATGTTTCTGCGTCCCTCCGGGCTCTCCGCCGAGCAATCGCAGAAGATGTACTGCGCGGAGTCCGCGTCCTGGCCGATGACATCAGGCTCTCCGCCC is a genomic window containing:
- a CDS encoding DUF4256 domain-containing protein; amino-acid sequence: MPAGKLSKKQQDALLAILKDRFTKHEARHKGLSWADVQVRLEAQPEALRSLSAMEASGGEPDVIGQDADSAQYIFCDCSAESPEGRRNICYDPRGYEKRRDEGLPVSGSALGMAAEMGIEVLDEEHYGLLQSLGSFDTKSQSWLKTPSEVAKLGGGIFGDRRFGRVFVYHNTPQSFYRARGFRGMLKV
- a CDS encoding glycosyltransferase; amino-acid sequence: MLAAATPMHLGDVLFWTAVLGTVTSLVFCGLALAAALRFHRRRVVSLRTPATFTPPISLLKPLHGTQPGLETSIESFFQQDYPAPYEILFCARHLQDEGIQLAHSIAQRYPNQPVRYFACGEPLYPNPKMFSLGVMSEGAAYPHLVTSDADARVSPDYLLQCVQALAPGHTVKGRQVELASCLYIGHVDKGGLFTRLDAVGKTVEMGSGVLVADMLSGTDFALGVTMVLQKRTFADGGGYADLGNHWAEDFVLGNRLAHAGRGVEMSTHVIKLIVADQGVVRSFRDQLRWMQSTRRSRPAGHLGTGLTFAMPFGLLGFAVEAARAHWGAAFAFLAIAIVNRMLQAFTMLRVLGAEDVAFQTLIYPLRDLLGFIVWCSSYLPADTSYHGTRFRIMPDGTLKADGAQP
- a CDS encoding MerR family transcriptional regulator; translated protein: MATKRRSKGAYMISAVAEMYAIHPQTLRLYEREGLLRPSRSEGNTRLYTDEDLERLEFILNLARDLGVNIAGIAIILQMRERMEQMNSDMQNFVSYMRDEMLSRMQQPPRSEAGLVPMKRTVVVGKTVRKR
- a CDS encoding GNAT family N-acetyltransferase; its protein translation is MHHEYSLFEEVPDPVTFCQLRVDAGMSPRSIEAATAGLPRTIFGVLVRHAGKVVGMGRVVGDGGLCFQVSDIAVHPDHQARGLGKALVSRIVAYLHENVPAGSFVNLLADGEAHRLYAQFGFRPTAPGSIGMDLVIDRTTRAAKPVR